The Nocardia sp. NBC_00508 nucleotide sequence CGCGGGCGCGCCGTTCGCGGTCCTCGTCCTCGACATCGATCCGGCCACCGACCGGATCCGCGGGATCTACGCGGTGTCCAATCCGGACAAACTCACCAGGATCGAGGCCGGTCAGCGGCCGAGGCGCGGGTAGGGCAGATCGCTACTGGTGTGCTCGGTGATCGCCAGCGGGCTACCGATGTGCGGGAACGCGCGCTGCGCGCACGCTGGGCGCTCGCATACTTTGCAGCCCGCGCCGATCGGCACCGCGGCTGCCGGGTCGTCCAGTTGCAAGCCCGCCGAATAGACCAGGCGTTCGGCGTATTCGATATCGCAGCCGAGCCCGATCGCGAAGTTCTTCGCCGCGGTGCCGAAGCCATGTGGGGCGATCGCGGCCGTGCGGGCGATCCACAGGTAGCGCCGGCCGTCCGGCATTTCGGCGACCTGGGTGAGGATGCGGCCGGGATGCGCGAACGCCTCGTGCACCACCCACAGCGGGCAGCTGCCGCCGACCCGGGAGAAGTGGAACGCGGTGGCGGACTGGCGTTTGGAGATATTGCCCGCGCGGTCGGTGCGGACGAAGAAGAACGGAACGCCGCGCTGTCCCTGCCGCTGCAAGGTGCTGAGCCGATGGCAGATGGTCTCGAAGCCGACCTCGAAACGCAAGCTGAGCAGGTCGATGTCGTAGTGCAGTTCCTCCGCCGACCGCAGGAACCGCCCATAGGGCAGTACCAGTGCGCCCGCGAAGTAATTGGCCAGCCCGATCCGTGCCAGCGTGCGGGATTCGCCGCTGAGTGCAGGAGTTTCGGCCAGTACCGCGTCCAGCTCGGCCCCGTACAGCAGGAAGGCGAGGGTGGTGGCGATCTGGAACGCGCGCTGGCCAGGACGCAACCGCCGGGCCAGCGTCAGCGTGCGGTTCTCCGGGTCGTAGTGCCGTTTGGGGATGGTCGGGTCAGCGCCGTCGCCGCGCACCAGAACCGTTACCCTGGCGCGCTCTTCGGCGATCCGCGCGAGCTGGCGATCGAGCGAGCCGATGGAGAGGCCGGAGTTCTCGAACAGCTGCTCGGCGGCGATGTCGAGTTGCGGAATGTGGTTGTGGTGGTCGTAGAAGAAGTCGCGCACGTCCTCGTAGGGCATGGGCACCCCAGGCGCGCCCGCGGGCGCGGACACCCGCGCCGAGAGCAGATCGAGCTGATCGGTGGTCGCGCGTAGTCGTCGGTGCATCGCCACGACGATTCTGGCGACCTCCGGCTGGCGGGTCGCCAGCTCCTCCACCTCGGTCAGCGGTGCGGTGTGCCCGCCCGCGGCGTCCACCAGCACCTCGTGCAGGTCGGACACGAGGCGCGCGTCCGAATCGGCGGCGAAGAACTGGACGTCGAGGTCGAAGGTGGAATTGAGCTTCAGCAGTACGGGAATGGTGAGGGGCCGCTGGTCGCGCTCGAGTTGATTGAGGTAGCTGGGCGAGAGGTCCAGCGATTTCGCCAGGGCCGCCTGGGTCATCCTCCGCTCTTCGCGCAACCGCCGAAGCCGGGCGCCCGCATACATCTTGCGCACCCGCACGATGGTAGCGGCGATTATTCGCAATCATCGCAAAATCGGGAGTTGTTTCCCGCGAAAATATGCTTTTGCGAGGTATTCAGCGATATGTCCGGCCTGCGTAGCGTGCGAAGAGGGATTTGCACACGCTCGTGGAGGATGCATGAAGACACACACCGTACGCGCCCGCGCCGCCGCCGAGGAGTTTCCGCGCTCGGAACATCTCGCCACGAAGATCGCTGAGGTCGCCGCGGATCCGGTCGCGGTCACCGCCGAGGTCGGCGCGCTGATCGTGAACCGGATCATCGACAACGCCGCCGTGGCCGCCGCGGCGCTGACCCGCCGCCCGGTGACCGCCGCGCGTGCCCAGGCCACCGCGCAGCCCTACCGGCCGCGAGCGGGTCGTTCCGGTTCGACAGTGTTCGGATTGCCTGCGCGGCAGCGGGTTTCGCCGGAGTGGGCCGCCTGGGCCAACGGTGTAGCGGTGCGCGAACTGGATTTCCACGACACGTTCCTCGCCGCCGAGTACTCGCATCCGGGGGACAACATTCCCCCGATCCTCGCCGTCGCCCAGCACCTCGGCCGCAGTGGCGCCGATCTGATCCGCGGGCTGGCCACCGGCTACGAGATCCAGATCGACCTGGCGCGCGGCATCTGCCTGCACGAGCACAAGATCGATCATGTCGCCCACCTCGGCCCGTCCGCCGCCGCGGGCATCGGCACGCTGCTCGGGCTCGACACCGAGACCATCTATCAGTCGCTCGGCCAAGCGTTGCACACCACCACCGCGACGCGGCAATCCCGCAAAGGGGAGATCTCCAGCTGGAAGGCCTACGCTCCCG carries:
- a CDS encoding short-chain fatty acyl-CoA regulator family protein, with protein sequence MRKMYAGARLRRLREERRMTQAALAKSLDLSPSYLNQLERDQRPLTIPVLLKLNSTFDLDVQFFAADSDARLVSDLHEVLVDAAGGHTAPLTEVEELATRQPEVARIVVAMHRRLRATTDQLDLLSARVSAPAGAPGVPMPYEDVRDFFYDHHNHIPQLDIAAEQLFENSGLSIGSLDRQLARIAEERARVTVLVRGDGADPTIPKRHYDPENRTLTLARRLRPGQRAFQIATTLAFLLYGAELDAVLAETPALSGESRTLARIGLANYFAGALVLPYGRFLRSAEELHYDIDLLSLRFEVGFETICHRLSTLQRQGQRGVPFFFVRTDRAGNISKRQSATAFHFSRVGGSCPLWVVHEAFAHPGRILTQVAEMPDGRRYLWIARTAAIAPHGFGTAAKNFAIGLGCDIEYAERLVYSAGLQLDDPAAAVPIGAGCKVCERPACAQRAFPHIGSPLAITEHTSSDLPYPRLGR